One stretch of Nomascus leucogenys isolate Asia chromosome 9, Asia_NLE_v1, whole genome shotgun sequence DNA includes these proteins:
- the EPGN gene encoding epigen isoform X4, translating to MALGVAISVYILFNAMTALTEEAAVTVTPPSTAQQADNIEGPIALKFSHLCLEDHNSYCINGACAFHHELEKAICRCFTGYTGERCLKLKSPYNVCSGERRPL from the exons ATGGCTTTGGGAGTTGCAATATCGGtctatattttattcaatg CAATGACAGCTCTGACTGAAGAGGCAGCCGTGACTGTAACACCTCCAAGCACAGCCCAGCAAG CTGACAACATAGAAGGACCCATAGCCTTGAAGTTCTCACACCTTTGCCTGGAAGATCATAACAGTTACTGCATCAACGGTGCTTGTGCATTCCACCATGAGCTAGAGAAAGCCATCTGCAG gtgttTTACTGGTTATACTGGAGAAAG GTGTCTAAAATTGAAATCGCCTTATAATGTCTGTTCTGGAGAAAGACGACCACTGTGA
- the EPGN gene encoding epigen isoform X5, producing MALGVAISVYILFNAMTALTEEAAVTVTPPSTAQQGNWTVDKTEADNIEGPIALKFSHLCLEDHNSYCINGACAFHHELEKAICRCLKLKSPYNVCSGERRPL from the exons ATGGCTTTGGGAGTTGCAATATCGGtctatattttattcaatg CAATGACAGCTCTGACTGAAGAGGCAGCCGTGACTGTAACACCTCCAAGCACAGCCCAGCAAGGTAACTGGACAGTTGACAAAACAGAAg CTGACAACATAGAAGGACCCATAGCCTTGAAGTTCTCACACCTTTGCCTGGAAGATCATAACAGTTACTGCATCAACGGTGCTTGTGCATTCCACCATGAGCTAGAGAAAGCCATCTGCAG GTGTCTAAAATTGAAATCGCCTTATAATGTCTGTTCTGGAGAAAGACGACCACTGTGA
- the EPGN gene encoding epigen isoform X3: MALGVAISVYILFNAMTALTEEAAVTVTPPSTAQQGNWTVDKTEADNIEGPIALKFSHLCLEDHNSYCINGACAFHHELEKAICRCFTGYTGERCLKLKSPYNVCSGERRPL, encoded by the exons ATGGCTTTGGGAGTTGCAATATCGGtctatattttattcaatg CAATGACAGCTCTGACTGAAGAGGCAGCCGTGACTGTAACACCTCCAAGCACAGCCCAGCAAGGTAACTGGACAGTTGACAAAACAGAAg CTGACAACATAGAAGGACCCATAGCCTTGAAGTTCTCACACCTTTGCCTGGAAGATCATAACAGTTACTGCATCAACGGTGCTTGTGCATTCCACCATGAGCTAGAGAAAGCCATCTGCAG gtgttTTACTGGTTATACTGGAGAAAG GTGTCTAAAATTGAAATCGCCTTATAATGTCTGTTCTGGAGAAAGACGACCACTGTGA
- the EPGN gene encoding epigen isoform X1, whose translation MALGVAISVYILFNAMTALTEEAAVTVTPPSTAQQGNWTVDKTEADNIEGPIALKFSHLCLEDHNSYCINGACAFHHELEKAICRCFTGYTGERCEHLTLTSYAVDSYEKYIAIGIGVGLLLSGFLVIFYCYIRKRCLKLKSPYNVCSGERRPL comes from the exons ATGGCTTTGGGAGTTGCAATATCGGtctatattttattcaatg CAATGACAGCTCTGACTGAAGAGGCAGCCGTGACTGTAACACCTCCAAGCACAGCCCAGCAAGGTAACTGGACAGTTGACAAAACAGAAg CTGACAACATAGAAGGACCCATAGCCTTGAAGTTCTCACACCTTTGCCTGGAAGATCATAACAGTTACTGCATCAACGGTGCTTGTGCATTCCACCATGAGCTAGAGAAAGCCATCTGCAG gtgttTTACTGGTTATACTGGAGAAAGGTGTGAGCACTTGACTTTAACTTCATATGCTGTGGATTCTTATGAAAAATACATTGCAATTGGGATTGGTGTTGGATTACTATTAAGtggttttcttgttattttttactgCTATATAAGAAAGAg GTGTCTAAAATTGAAATCGCCTTATAATGTCTGTTCTGGAGAAAGACGACCACTGTGA
- the EPGN gene encoding epigen isoform X6, translating into MALGVAISVYILFNAMTALTEEAAVTVTPPSTAQQADNIEGPIALKFSHLCLEDHNSYCINGACAFHHELEKAICRCLKLKSPYNVCSGERRPL; encoded by the exons ATGGCTTTGGGAGTTGCAATATCGGtctatattttattcaatg CAATGACAGCTCTGACTGAAGAGGCAGCCGTGACTGTAACACCTCCAAGCACAGCCCAGCAAG CTGACAACATAGAAGGACCCATAGCCTTGAAGTTCTCACACCTTTGCCTGGAAGATCATAACAGTTACTGCATCAACGGTGCTTGTGCATTCCACCATGAGCTAGAGAAAGCCATCTGCAG GTGTCTAAAATTGAAATCGCCTTATAATGTCTGTTCTGGAGAAAGACGACCACTGTGA
- the EPGN gene encoding epigen isoform X2, whose product MALGVAISVYILFNAMTALTEEAAVTVTPPSTAQQADNIEGPIALKFSHLCLEDHNSYCINGACAFHHELEKAICRCFTGYTGERCEHLTLTSYAVDSYEKYIAIGIGVGLLLSGFLVIFYCYIRKRYEKDKI is encoded by the exons ATGGCTTTGGGAGTTGCAATATCGGtctatattttattcaatg CAATGACAGCTCTGACTGAAGAGGCAGCCGTGACTGTAACACCTCCAAGCACAGCCCAGCAAG CTGACAACATAGAAGGACCCATAGCCTTGAAGTTCTCACACCTTTGCCTGGAAGATCATAACAGTTACTGCATCAACGGTGCTTGTGCATTCCACCATGAGCTAGAGAAAGCCATCTGCAG gtgttTTACTGGTTATACTGGAGAAAGGTGTGAGCACTTGACTTTAACTTCATATGCTGTGGATTCTTATGAAAAATACATTGCAATTGGGATTGGTGTTGGATTACTATTAAGtggttttcttgttattttttactgCTATATAAGAAAGAggtatgaaaaagacaaaatatga